The genome window TCTTGAACACCAGGGTCGGGGCCGTGCGGCTGGCCTCCAGGACCTCGCTTACGCTGCTCAGGGGCTTTAGCATCGAGTCATTCCTCCTTTTCTCGGGCCGAAGTATATTCAAATCTATCATCCAGGCCGGGGCCGAATCAAGGTCACGGGGAGGCGCAGGACTCTTTTATTCCCGCCGCCCGGCTTGTGCAACTGCACCCGGCGTGTTAAATTGCGCCGGAAACGTGCTGAATCCAACCCTTTGCCCCCGGAGAAAGCCCGTGAGGAAACCCCTCGTCCTGGCCGTACTGCTTGCCGCGGCTGTGTGTCTGGTCGCCTGCCACAGCGAAAGCGAGCGCGGCGGCCTTGACCGGGAGGCCGCCCGCCATCTGGCCGCGTTCTTCGAGGTGCACCCGCGGCTGATCCTAAGCCAGGAGAAGCTGGACGCATTGCGTGCCTCCCTCGCCGACAGCCGCAGCGAACTCTGGCGGCGCTACCTGGAGGACCTCCCCGGCAAAGTGAGCGCCGCGGCCCACATGCCGGAGCAGCTCGACCGGGGCAACGGCGACCTGGCCGCGGACCTGGCGTTCGCCTGGCTGGTGACCGGCGAGGACTCGCTCTACCTTATCGCTCGCGACTACCTGTTCGAGCTTTGCCGCAAGCCGGTCTGGGACCCGGAGTACGACCTCCTGCACGGCCATCTCCTGCTCGGGGCAGCCCTGGCCTATGACTGGCTGTACCCCAAGCTGAGCCGGGACCAGCGTTTCCTGGTCGCCGACCGCCTGGGCGAGGAGGCCGAGGCCCAGTACCGTCAGATCACCCGGGAACGGGCCTGGTACCGCAACCAGTACCTGCAGAACCACGCGCATGTCAACTACGGCGGACTGGCGTTCGCCGCTGGGGCGCTCTACGGCGAGGACCCGCGCGCCCTTGAATGGCTGGGGGCCTGCGACAGTTTCTTCGCCCGGGTGTTCGAGGTGTCAAACCCGGACGGGGGCTCGATCGAGGGCCTCAGCTACGGCAACTACGCCGAGGAATACTGCCTGCGCTACGCCGAGCTGGCCCGTGATCTGCTGGGGCGCGATTACTACAAGTGTGAATGGCTGCGCAATTACCCCGATTTTGTCCTGCACAGCCTTCTTCCCGCGACCCGCGAGGACTGCTGGGCCATGACTTTCGGCGACAGCCCCCGGCACGGCAACAGCCACGGCCCCGAGCCCCAGCTCTACCTTCTGGCCGGTCGCACCGGCAACGGGGCGGCCCTCTGGCTCGCCGACCGTCTGATCGCCCAGCGCGACTCGGGCCTGGCCAGCGCCTCCTGGTGGGCCCTGGCCTGGCACACGGACTCGATCCGTCCCGCCTCTCCCGCGGAATTCCCCCTGCAGAAACATTTCACCGACCTGGACCAGCTGATGCTGCGCTCGGCCTGGGAGGACACTTCAGCCACGCTGATCGGGATCAAGTGCGGGCCGTTCATGGGACGGAGCCAGACCGGGGTGTCCACTTACGACCTGGGGGCGGCGCACGGGCATCCGGATGCCGGTTCGTTCCAGATATTCTCACGCGGGCGGTTCCTGGCGGTCGACCCGGGCTACACCATGCTCAAGCGCACGGCCAACCACAACACCCTGCTGATCCGGGGCAAGGGACAGCTGGGCGAGGACGAGCCCTGGTTCGCCACGGGCGAGGCCCTGGCGTTCGGGCAGTACCCGCGCCTGGTGGAGGTGCGCTCCACCGTCGACTATGACTACGCCCTGGCCGACCTCAGCCGCGCTTACCATCCCGGCCTGGGCCTGGAACGTTTCCGCCGGCATTTCCTCTACCTGCGGCCGGACATGCTCCTGGTGGCGGATGAGATCGAACTGGAAGCCAGCGGGCAGCTCTTCGACTGGGGTGCAGATTCGCTTCTGCTCACGGGCGATCTGAGTGTCAAGGACGGCAACGTGGTGGGGGAGCGGGGCACGGCGGGTTGTGTGTTCCCGGGCGGAGACGGGGTCTGGTCGGTGGGCCTGAGCTATGTCGACAACGCCCCCGGCACGGGCGCCTACACGCTGCTGGTGGATTCGACCCCGCTTTTCGCCTGGAAAGACACGCTCAAGGTGACCGACACCCACTATCAGGTGATCCCCGAGGTGCGGCTCAAGAACGGCAGCCGGATCGAGGTGCGCGGCGCGCCGCTGGGCAAGGGGGCGAGGCTGCTCAAGCTCGCCGTCTGGGACCGTCACGCCCCGGCCGAGCGCTCGGTGGAATGGCTGCTGCATTTCGAGCCCGGCACCCAGCTCAGCCGCGAGTTCACCCGCATCCAGGCCCTGAACGGCCCGGTGGCGCTGGATGTCTACCCCCTGGCCCCCGAGCGCCGCAGCCACGACTGGAGCACGTTCAGCGTGGAGAAAGGCCTCCAGCTCAAGACCACCGAGCGCCTGGTGATCCGTCCCGTGTTCACCGACAGCAGTGTGGTGCTGCTGAACCTTCTTCACGTGCGCTCCGCCGGCGCTCCGCCATTGGACCGTCTGACCGGCGGCGTGGTCCGCAGCCAGGCCTGGCTGCGCTGGTTCGAGCGGGGAGCGCCGGTCAACGTGGGCCTGGACCTTGCCACCGGTGTGGTGACTGTCCAGCGAACCACCGGAATTCAACCCTGAACCGCCCAAGAGCAAGCCTGGAGAGATCATGAAGCTCTTTGTCCCCGGCCGCATCTGCCTTTTCGGCGAGCACTCCGACTGGGCCGG of bacterium contains these proteins:
- a CDS encoding DUF4962 domain-containing protein — its product is MRKPLVLAVLLAAAVCLVACHSESERGGLDREAARHLAAFFEVHPRLILSQEKLDALRASLADSRSELWRRYLEDLPGKVSAAAHMPEQLDRGNGDLAADLAFAWLVTGEDSLYLIARDYLFELCRKPVWDPEYDLLHGHLLLGAALAYDWLYPKLSRDQRFLVADRLGEEAEAQYRQITRERAWYRNQYLQNHAHVNYGGLAFAAGALYGEDPRALEWLGACDSFFARVFEVSNPDGGSIEGLSYGNYAEEYCLRYAELARDLLGRDYYKCEWLRNYPDFVLHSLLPATREDCWAMTFGDSPRHGNSHGPEPQLYLLAGRTGNGAALWLADRLIAQRDSGLASASWWALAWHTDSIRPASPAEFPLQKHFTDLDQLMLRSAWEDTSATLIGIKCGPFMGRSQTGVSTYDLGAAHGHPDAGSFQIFSRGRFLAVDPGYTMLKRTANHNTLLIRGKGQLGEDEPWFATGEALAFGQYPRLVEVRSTVDYDYALADLSRAYHPGLGLERFRRHFLYLRPDMLLVADEIELEASGQLFDWGADSLLLTGDLSVKDGNVVGERGTAGCVFPGGDGVWSVGLSYVDNAPGTGAYTLLVDSTPLFAWKDTLKVTDTHYQVIPEVRLKNGSRIEVRGAPLGKGARLLKLAVWDRHAPAERSVEWLLHFEPGTQLSREFTRIQALNGPVALDVYPLAPERRSHDWSTFSVEKGLQLKTTERLVIRPVFTDSSVVLLNLLHVRSAGAPPLDRLTGGVVRSQAWLRWFERGAPVNVGLDLATGVVTVQRTTGIQP